atgttttgaaaacaaaaatgtgcCCAAAGTTGCGCACATCGCCCTGAGGCTCCTTTGCTATTGCTCCTTGCTTCGTGTTGGTGGTTAGCATGACATCTACAGCTCACGCATCTTGTACTCATGGGAGCTTGCCGTGCTCCCAGGGACAGCAAGTGCCTTGCAGGGCAGTAAGACCTCAGCCCGTTGCATGATAGAAAATAATCTTGGAGGCAAAGAGGAGATCGGGCACGTTGCCCGCTGACGGGGAGAtgggagcctgctgcagctgcttgccaCAGCTCCTCATTTCCTTGCTTCTTCTTGACAGTAAGTCACCCCAGCCTGAGCACCAAGCACAACTGTGTGCTTTAATACAGCACATTAACACAGCTTTCCCTTGCAAAATATCCAGACTCCAGGAATTTTCAAGCAGCTCCATGTAGTTGGACTTTCAGGTCCTTCGGGTCAAGGTACACCTCTGTGGGGAGCAGTGCTCGGAGTTCCTGTTTCTTAATCTCCTTGTTTTCCCCCCGCCATTCTCCTGTGACGTTGCTGCTTGTGCAGCTCGGCTCCGGGCAGCAGGAAGAGGACAGTCATAAGGGAACCATCCGGCACCGTCTTGCCCAGCCGCTCGTCCTCTCTTGCAGGTACTCAGCCGACATTTGCAGCCCGATCTCCTCGCAGTTGTTTGCTGAGGGGCTCACGTGGGAGGGGAGCGATGTCTCGGTGAGGTTTTCTGGGCAGGAGGTGGGACCCTCAGGCTGTGACACGAGGGCTCTGCAACTTGGGAGCGCCCAGGAAAGGAGTTTGCAGAGGGGCTGAGCTCGTGTTGCTCTGAGGTGAGGTTGTTCAGTGCCATCTTCAGCAAGGAGGAGCGGTGACTTTCTGCTGCCTCTGTTAACAGCTTCCCCCCGTAACTGGTGCAAGCACTGGAGATGCCATGTCCCAGCTGGGGCTCAGGGACACCAGGGTCCTGCTCCCAGCAAGCTGCTCCGACTGAGTGAGAAGATGTCCTGGTGAAACTGTGCCTGGTTTTATGCTGACCTTGCTCCTGTGCCAGTGGGGCTTTGAGATCTCTCCTTGCCAGCCGTTTCCCACGCACTCTGCCACAGCAGGGCAATGCCAGAGGTTATGAACCCAAAATAAAACACCAAGACCCACCGTAAACCCAGGCCGTTGAGTAACTCCATACCCTCATGCTGCATCTCCTGGAACCTCTGGCGTCAGCCTCACTCTCTGCCTGCTGATGACATCGAGCAGTTTGAAGGCAAATGAGAAGGCAAAAAGGGGTTGGTGCTGTGGGCTGCTTTCCTGATTTGTGCCATTTTGTGCTGCATTCTTGCTGGGGGGGTGTATTTTCCacctgttggttttatttttgagagGCAGCAGGAGTGTTGTGCTCCCCTTGCACGGAGGTGTCAGCGGAGAAACTGTTGAGGGTCTCAGAAGAGTGAATTGTATCAGGATTTGGAGCTTTTTAAGAGCGACAAGCAGAAGTATCTAAGTAGAGAGTAGTTGCTGATTTGAAGGAAACTTGACTCCATTTGTCATTGAGGGGCTTGTCACAACCCTTTAGTTTCCACAACTTTTAGTTTTGGTAAAATCAACCAAacccaaaatgaaattaaaacttcGCAGCCTCCCAAAAATACCATTCAGGCCACCCAGGCCGGATCCATTTCCTGCTTACAGCCTGGTGCAAAGGCGCTCCCGGACTCTGGGGAACAGCAGGAAGATCTTCTGCCACGGAGTTAAGCAGCCTGGTCCTGCTTTAAATGTGCGCTGATCATCAGGGGTTCAGGGATCATCAGAGGGTCATCGGAGCCATCCCGGATGATCTGGTGTGGATGGGGTTGAAATGAAGCACAGACATGACAAGTAGGTCTCTGAAATATTTATGGTGCTCTTAATTTGCCTAAAGCTGTTTTTTCCCTGCCAAGCCACCAAGTCACAGTCCCAGAGCCCGCAGCCATTCACCCCTTGGGCTCTGTCCCAGTGCAGTCACACTGGTGGCAAGTTCCCATCCTCTCGGCACTGGTCAGGGCCACAGTCCCTATCTTATGGTCCACGTTTTATAGCTACATTATATAGGCACCAGAAGAGATTCTGTCCCCTTCCTGCAAGATAATGACACAGCGCCTTTCCATGGGGACCTCAAGCAGCTGCTTCAGCCCTGGTGCCCTCTGCTCCCAGGAATATTCTTCCCCTGGAGGCATTTCTTCACTCTCTGTCTTTGCTCCATCTGGATGAGTTGGAGAGAAGGGTCATACACATGGTCCATGCTTGGTGCATATGGGGTTTTGTGCATGGGGAGCTCAGCATCTTAGTGACATCAGCCCTCAGCAAGGTCACCCAGCTAGTCCTCCGGATCTGGCCCCAGCCAGGGGCTCTGGCAAGCTCAGGTCCCACCAGAGCAAAGCGGGGGTCTGAGGCCCTTCCAGAGAGAAGAATTTATTGCTTCTATACTTGTGCCACCTGCAGGCCAAAATAAAACCTGTCTGACCTCCACAGTTCAGTCACAGCTGGACCATTTCCTTGAGCAGCTGGACACTCCTAACCCTCATCTTCTGTGGTTTTGCATGCTAGTTTTCAATCCTGAGATGTCCTGGAAGGAGGAGTGTATGAATCCACCTCCATGtttcatccagcgcctggaccaccTTGTGTTGACTGTGAAGAGCATTGAGGACACTGTGGCCTTTTATTCCAAAGTCCTGGGCATGGAGGTGGTGACTTTCAAGGTAACATGGGGGACAGGTTCATCTCAGGTCTAGGGAAGCTGGAACTGCAGTTCTGGGCCAGTGGCTGGTCCTTGTGGATCTCTGAGAGGGTCTCTGGGGCATCTCCTTCGAGTGGGGATGGTAGGACCAGCACAAGCTGCAGGCCATCAAGCTCCAAGTTTCAACAAAGTCAAGCTGAGTCAGACGGAAGTTCAGACCCTGCTGCAGAAGGAGTCAAACTGACAAAAAAGATGAAAGGTTCTTTGAAAAACAATTTCTAGGACTGAAGGAGGAGAACCCTCAAGCTCACCCATCCTCTAAAGATGTCTGACAGGATCTTGTTTTAATATTTCCATTGGAAAAGAGAGGTCAAGATGGTTAAGATTTTCAGAACAGCCCCAGCTCATCTCCTGCCCAAGCTTCAGGTCCCCAGAACTTTTAGGACTAACCAGGTGAGTGGATGCTGAAGGCTTCCAGCCCCGTAAGTCTCATTGCACTCATTTCTTTTCTCTGGGGACAGGGAAATCGCAAAGCTTTACATTTTGGCAATCAGAAGTTTAACCTACATGAAGCTGGGAAGGAGTTTGAACCCAAGGCTTGGTGCCCAGTCCCCGGCTCTGCAGATATCTGCCTTATCACAGAGATGCCCCTGGACCAGCTGCTGGATCATCTGAAGGTGAGAAAGATGTAGAGTCTGCACAAGACAGTGTGACCCTGGGAGGCATGAAGCCAGAGCCTCCCAAGTGACCTGCCCTTATATATCTTCCCAGGCCTGTGGGGTGATCGTTGAAGAAGGTCCCGTGGCCAGAACAGGTGCCATGGGCCCAATAACATCCATCTACTTCCGAGATCCTGATGAGAACCTGATAGAGATTTCCAGATACTGAACAGATGTGACTGCAGTCAGTGGAGGGGAACCCTAAACACAACCCATCCTCTGCCTGTGTCCCAGCAGGAGACAGGGTGCAGAGGCCAGGCTCTTCATGTCCAGTTTACAGGTTCAAGCTTTTATTTTGCAAACCTAGGACAAGTCTCAAATGCCAGCCATAAAAGTAGGACTGCATGAACCCTGCGAGTTTTCCCAAAGCATCCTGCTCAGCTCTCACCTCTGAGTATGAATCCTACTTTTATAAATCCCCATCAATGGAGACTTCATGACCTTCTTGGAAGATTTGTCCTGCTGCTGCTACACTACTCGTTAGGACTTCTTTCCTAATGTCTGACATCCCTTTTGCTGCAGTTGAAGACCtaatctcatagaatcatagaatcctagaatggtttgggttggaagggaccttaaagatcatctggttccaacccccctgccatgagcagggacatcttccactagaccaggttgctcctgCACAAACACAAAGAACCTGTCATTCCTCTCTACTTAGTAGTCACTTTTACACAGCTGAAGATTTCTGtctcccttcctctctgtccTCCTGCTTAGCTTAACTCCGGTTGTCTGGCACTGGTGGTTCTCACACCAAGCCAGTGGTTTAAATCCAGATGTGACTGTTGAAACCTGTCTCCTGGCTGGGAACTTGGCTTCGGTGTCTGACACACAAAGCGCTCCTGAAGCTGAAGCTCTGTCCCTCATACTCAGCTCTGCAGTTGTAGGATTGCTGTCACCCAGGACCGGAAAGTGCAGGGATGAGACGGCTGCATGGAGGGGAGAGTGTCTAAAGTCAGTGAGTTCACCTAGGTTTATGCGGGGATGAGGGGCAAATAAAGTGCTGAGAAGATGCTGGCATCAGGCAGAAAACATTGGCTCCCCCTTGCAGCCCAGCCTTGTTGCCCTGTTTTCCCAGTAAGGCAGCAACAGGGCTTTGCCCTGTCCGCTGCACCAGCTGCAGGTTTCTGGTCTGCACATTCCGGCTGCCAAGGGAAGGATGCAACCTTGTGCTGCATCTGGGGGGGGATTTGCTCCTCTTTTCCATCCCCAGGATTGACATGTTCCTGTGGATGGACTCTCTCAGCCATTCATTTCTGGAACAGCAGCCTCCTTGCAAAACTTGACCCCACCCCCATGGCAATATGCCCAGAGCTTGGGAGAGCCCCTggaccaggaagaggaagaccAACACTCTTGCCTTCCTCAGTCCAGAAGAGGCATCCAGAATTGCTCCAGGAGGTCTGGCATGGAGCTGCCTGCACGGCGTGGAGGGAGGCAGGGCTCATCCCTGCGAGGAGGAAGGTGTCGGCGGAGCTGGAGTCTGCTGCAGCGGAGGCCACGCTGACTCTGACTGATGGCACTCAGTTACTTCTGCCCTAagttttcttcattaatttttttaaaaatcatttaaaaagcataaaacagTAAAGAAAGACTTGGGGTTTTTCCAGTAGAGCAGTTCCCCAGCTGGCCACACTGCGGTAGCAATGTTATCATCACGGAAATCGTGCTGGAAGGCAGAGAGGACTCTTCTGACCTATACAGTCAAAATCGTCTCTGAGGTTGAAATAAACCCTGAATtgtaccaatttttttttcttctggaatttcGTGGGAAATCCAAAATTCCCCAAGGCGCAAAAAAACCCCCGAAGCCCCAAAAATTCAGCGCTTCAGGTTATCAAAATCTTGCGCGTTCAGCTTGAGTGGAACCTTTTGTGGGAACTAAAGCCAAGAGCTGCCGTGGGAGGAAGCCACCGGCACCTCATCACCTTCACCTCGTGGAGGGATCCCCGGGGGAGGACCACGGGGGGGACCCCGAGGAGGGGACCCCCGGAGCGCAGCCTGCCCGGCGGCTGCTCTCCAGGGTGCTGAAGGCCCGCGGGACCCCACGGGTGGGTCCTGCCCACGGGAGAGGGCTGATGCCCACGGGAGAGGGCTGTCGGCGgcatcctcctcccaccagccctGCCTCAGCTTTCTCCCACTCTCCACTGGCCAGGGCTTCTCCCCGGCCAAGCGCTTGCGTCAGCGGAGCCCTGTTAATTTCCGGCGTGGGTTTGTAATTATTGACGGGTTGCTAACACGGATCTTGCCTGGCTCTGCTCTACAAGCGTCCTTTCATTCACTGCGCTTGCTACCTTAAATATGTTTGTGGAGAAAAGTTTCCTTTTCTTAATTTCAAGTGTCGTTTATCTTGGAATGGCAGTAGAAAGAAGGACTATGGCTCTTTTCTTACAGAGCCTGAGAGGAGAAGTTAGGGACATCCATGGCACTGTATTAATCACTGAGTACCCTCAGTGTCACTCAAGCTGGTCTATAATTTTCAAAGGCCATTTTTTCCCTCGGCTCTTTGAAGGCCTCGCTTCCCTTGCCAGGGGTTTGGGCCTCCTAATTAGTTAAGGATATGAAA
The Opisthocomus hoazin isolate bOpiHoa1 chromosome 14, bOpiHoa1.hap1, whole genome shotgun sequence DNA segment above includes these coding regions:
- the GLOD5 gene encoding glyoxalase domain-containing protein 5; this encodes MLVFNPEMSWKEECMNPPPCFIQRLDHLVLTVKSIEDTVAFYSKVLGMEVVTFKGNRKALHFGNQKFNLHEAGKEFEPKAWCPVPGSADICLITEMPLDQLLDHLKACGVIVEEGPVARTGAMGPITSIYFRDPDENLIEISRY